From the genome of Azospira restricta, one region includes:
- a CDS encoding isochorismatase family protein, whose translation MRVPDPDIDEGDALIVVDVQRDFLPGGSLAVADGDAVIAPLNGWLSRFAAAGRPLFATRDWHPPDHCSFRAQGGPWPPHCVAGTAGAEFPAALQLPAAARIVSKATTRDRDAYSGFAGTDLDAQLRAAGVRRVFVGGLATDYCVLNTVLDARRLGYATVLLADAVRAVDVAPGDGARAVAAMLAAGATVHGG comes from the coding sequence ATGCGCGTTCCGGATCCAGACATCGATGAGGGCGATGCGCTGATCGTCGTCGACGTCCAGCGCGATTTCCTGCCGGGCGGCAGTCTTGCCGTCGCCGACGGGGATGCCGTGATCGCGCCGCTCAACGGCTGGCTGTCCCGCTTTGCCGCCGCCGGCCGGCCGCTGTTCGCCACCCGCGACTGGCATCCGCCCGATCACTGCTCGTTCCGCGCGCAGGGTGGCCCGTGGCCGCCGCACTGCGTCGCCGGCACCGCCGGCGCGGAATTCCCCGCGGCGCTGCAGCTGCCCGCCGCCGCCCGCATCGTTTCGAAAGCGACGACGCGCGACCGCGACGCCTATTCCGGTTTCGCCGGCACCGACCTCGACGCGCAGCTGCGCGCGGCCGGCGTCCGCCGCGTCTTCGTCGGCGGGCTGGCGACCGACTACTGCGTCCTCAACACCGTGCTCGATGCGCGCCGCCTCGGCTATGCGACGGTGCTGCTCGCCGATGCGGTCCGCGCCGTCGACGTCGCCCCCGGCGACGGGGCGCGTGCCGTCGCGGCGATGCTCGCCGCCGGCGCGACCGTGCACGGAGGCTGA
- a CDS encoding PilZ domain-containing protein: MRHDVRKSERHPIWGMAALVGDRESLVGQVVNISGTGIALNLNHDRNASGSLRNTWLCRVVSPDFPETLEFVAKVVRRYATTRGSGVGCTIAAINDKDMAMIDDFQRRRRSLEH; encoded by the coding sequence ATGCGTCATGACGTCAGAAAAAGCGAACGCCACCCGATCTGGGGCATGGCGGCCCTGGTCGGCGACCGCGAGTCGCTGGTCGGACAGGTGGTCAACATCTCGGGAACGGGGATCGCGCTCAACCTCAACCACGACCGGAACGCCAGCGGCAGCCTGCGCAACACTTGGCTGTGCCGCGTCGTGTCGCCGGATTTTCCCGAGACCCTCGAATTCGTCGCCAAGGTCGTGCGCAGGTACGCGACGACGCGCGGCAGCGGCGTCGGCTGCACGATTGCCGCGATCAACGACAAGGACATGGCGATGATCGACGACTTCCAGCGTCGACGGCGTTCGCTTGAGCACTGA
- a CDS encoding DUF1059 domain-containing protein codes for MGRKYIDCREFPSEAKCTVAISADSEQELEEAAVQHAVAVHQHQDSAELRRQLRTMFKDGTPPAALG; via the coding sequence ATGGGCCGCAAATATATCGATTGCCGGGAATTCCCGAGCGAAGCCAAGTGCACGGTGGCGATCAGCGCCGACAGCGAGCAGGAACTGGAGGAGGCCGCGGTGCAGCACGCGGTCGCCGTGCACCAGCACCAGGATTCGGCCGAGCTGCGCCGGCAGCTGCGGACGATGTTCAAGGACGGCACGCCGCCGGCAGCGCTCGGCTGA
- a CDS encoding nicotinate phosphoribosyltransferase: MRESALLTDLYQLTMLQSYFDEGMNDTAVFEFFVRRLPPRRGFLVAAGLEQVLDYLEGLRFSPEELEWLAAGGRFSPAFLASLADFRFSGDVEAMPEGTPFFADEPILRVVAPLREAQFVETRIINLLQYQTLVAAKAARVRLAAPGKLLVDFGLRRAHGAEAGLLSARASYLAGFDGTATVLAGMRWDIPLFGTMAHSFVQAHDDESEAFARFARSHPAATTLLIDTYDTEVAAAAVVPLARRLAADGIAIKAVRIDSGDLAEHARRVRAILDAGGLPEIRIFASGNLDEDAVRALVAAGAPIDGFGVGTRMNTAADQPWLDCAYKLQEYAGRPRRKRSEGKATWPGRKQVFRRVGTDGRVAGDTLTLLGETAPGEPLLQPVMRGGRRLAPAPPLAALRDAAQAAIAALPPELTALDATPAVAEVAPALRELARQADRAQAHGASA; the protein is encoded by the coding sequence ATGCGCGAATCGGCACTGCTCACCGACCTCTACCAGCTGACCATGCTGCAGTCGTACTTCGACGAGGGCATGAACGACACCGCCGTCTTCGAGTTCTTCGTCCGCCGCCTGCCGCCGCGGCGCGGCTTCCTCGTCGCCGCCGGCCTCGAGCAGGTGCTCGACTACCTCGAGGGGCTGCGCTTCTCGCCCGAAGAACTGGAGTGGCTGGCCGCGGGCGGGCGCTTCTCGCCGGCCTTCCTCGCCTCGCTCGCCGACTTCCGCTTCAGCGGCGACGTCGAGGCGATGCCCGAGGGCACGCCGTTCTTCGCCGACGAGCCGATCCTGCGCGTGGTCGCGCCGCTGCGCGAGGCGCAGTTCGTCGAGACGCGCATCATCAACCTGCTGCAGTACCAGACGCTGGTCGCCGCGAAGGCGGCGCGCGTCCGCCTGGCGGCACCGGGAAAACTGCTGGTCGATTTCGGGCTGCGCCGCGCGCACGGCGCCGAGGCCGGCCTGCTCTCGGCGCGCGCCAGCTACCTCGCCGGCTTCGACGGCACGGCGACGGTGCTCGCCGGCATGCGCTGGGACATCCCGCTGTTCGGCACGATGGCGCATTCCTTCGTGCAGGCGCACGACGACGAGAGCGAGGCCTTCGCGCGCTTCGCCCGCTCGCATCCGGCGGCGACGACGCTGCTGATCGACACCTACGACACCGAGGTTGCCGCCGCCGCGGTGGTGCCGCTGGCCCGGCGGCTGGCCGCCGACGGCATCGCGATCAAGGCGGTGCGCATCGACAGCGGCGACCTCGCCGAGCACGCCCGCCGCGTGCGCGCGATCCTCGACGCCGGCGGCCTGCCGGAGATCCGCATCTTCGCCAGCGGCAACCTCGACGAGGATGCGGTGCGCGCGCTCGTCGCCGCCGGTGCGCCGATCGACGGCTTCGGCGTCGGCACCCGGATGAACACCGCCGCCGACCAGCCCTGGCTCGACTGCGCCTACAAGCTGCAGGAATACGCCGGCCGGCCGCGGCGCAAGCGCTCGGAAGGCAAGGCCACCTGGCCCGGGCGCAAGCAGGTGTTCCGCCGCGTCGGCACCGACGGCCGCGTCGCCGGCGACACCCTGACGCTGCTCGGCGAGACGGCGCCGGGCGAGCCGCTGCTGCAGCCGGTGATGCGCGGCGGCCGGCGGCTGGCGCCGGCGCCGCCGCTGGCGGCGCTGCGCGACGCGGCGCAGGCGGCGATCGCGGCGCTGCCGCCGGAGCTGACTGCACTCGACGCCACGCCGGCAGTCGCCGAGGTGGCGCCGGCGCTGCGCGAACTGGCCCGGCAGGCCGACCGCGCGCAGGCGCACGGGGCCTCGGCGTAG
- the clpX gene encoding ATP-dependent Clp protease ATP-binding subunit ClpX, producing MKPSEIVRQLNEHVVGQDDAKKILAVAVYSHFKRTAALRQAESPVELVKSNILLIGPTGTGKTLLCETLSRILGVPFVTADATTLAQTEFVGAEIEAILQRLLDKAGGDLDKAQRGIVFIDEVDKLKAPAGQSRAASGERVQHALLKIMEGAPVKLKSGHYIDTTQVLFICGGAFVGLGEILARTHSFGFISTSEDDSQKILDRLNARVKPTDLYEFGLIPEFAGRLPVIARLQDLDRDMLVRIMVEPKNSIYNQFREILKSEGVELVIEPPVFEQVADLAIEYQAGARSLRGIFEEMITPVLYVVPDNPAVQRVVIPSLFEEARFFGAPAGS from the coding sequence GTGAAACCCAGCGAAATCGTCAGGCAGCTCAACGAACACGTGGTCGGGCAGGACGACGCCAAGAAGATCCTGGCGGTCGCCGTCTATTCCCACTTCAAGCGCACGGCGGCGCTGCGGCAGGCGGAAAGCCCGGTCGAGCTGGTGAAGAGCAACATCCTGCTGATCGGCCCCACCGGCACCGGCAAGACGCTGCTGTGCGAGACGCTGTCGCGCATCCTCGGCGTGCCCTTCGTCACCGCCGACGCGACCACGCTGGCGCAGACCGAGTTCGTCGGCGCCGAGATCGAGGCCATCCTGCAGCGCCTGCTCGACAAGGCCGGCGGCGACCTGGACAAGGCGCAGCGCGGCATCGTCTTCATCGACGAGGTGGACAAGCTGAAGGCACCGGCCGGCCAGTCGCGTGCCGCCTCCGGCGAGCGCGTCCAGCACGCGCTGCTGAAGATCATGGAAGGGGCGCCGGTCAAGCTGAAGAGCGGCCATTACATCGACACCACGCAGGTGCTGTTCATCTGCGGCGGCGCCTTCGTCGGCCTCGGCGAGATCCTCGCCCGCACGCACAGCTTCGGCTTCATCTCGACCTCGGAAGACGACAGCCAGAAAATCCTCGACCGGCTGAACGCCCGCGTCAAGCCGACCGACCTCTACGAGTTCGGGCTGATCCCCGAGTTCGCCGGCCGCCTGCCGGTCATCGCGCGGCTGCAGGACCTCGACCGCGACATGCTGGTGCGCATCATGGTCGAGCCGAAGAATTCGATCTACAACCAGTTCCGCGAAATCCTGAAGAGCGAGGGCGTCGAGCTGGTGATCGAGCCGCCGGTGTTCGAGCAGGTCGCCGACCTGGCGATCGAGTACCAGGCCGGCGCGCGCAGCCTGCGCGGCATCTTCGAGGAGATGATCACGCCGGTGCTCTACGTGGTGCCGGACAACCCGGCGGTGCAGCGGGTAGTGATCCCGTCGCTGTTCGAGGAGGCGCGCTTCTTCGGCGCGCCGGCGGGGAGCTGA
- a CDS encoding tetratricopeptide repeat protein → MSEFSYDVGLDNFEAAVLQASREVPVVVDFWAPWCQPCQTLTPLLEKLAEEYGGRFRLAKVNADDYPEIAQQFGVRSIPTVKVVFDGRLVDEFTGALPEGELRAFLDRLTPSPAEPLRAEAAALVAEGRREEALACLVEASRLDPANEAVRLDGAELLIELGRGDEARALLASDFVHEVERAEALKKRLELAAVKIDTAALDARLAANADDHAARLERSRALAGAGKYREALEDALEVVRRDRFYDEGAGRKAMLELFALLGGSEQHDDLVREYRRALSTALN, encoded by the coding sequence ATGAGCGAGTTTTCCTACGATGTCGGCCTCGACAATTTCGAGGCGGCGGTGCTGCAGGCCTCCCGCGAAGTGCCGGTGGTGGTCGATTTCTGGGCGCCGTGGTGCCAGCCCTGCCAGACGCTGACGCCGCTGCTGGAGAAGCTGGCCGAGGAATACGGCGGCCGCTTCCGGCTGGCCAAGGTCAATGCCGACGACTACCCGGAAATCGCGCAGCAGTTCGGCGTGCGCAGCATCCCGACGGTGAAGGTGGTGTTCGACGGCCGTCTGGTCGACGAATTCACCGGCGCGCTGCCCGAGGGCGAACTGCGCGCCTTCCTCGACCGGCTGACGCCCTCCCCGGCCGAGCCGCTGCGCGCGGAGGCCGCGGCGCTGGTCGCCGAAGGCCGCCGCGAGGAGGCGCTGGCCTGCCTGGTCGAGGCCAGCCGGCTCGACCCGGCGAACGAGGCGGTGCGTCTCGACGGCGCCGAGCTGCTGATCGAGCTCGGCCGCGGCGACGAGGCGCGTGCGCTGCTCGCCAGCGACTTCGTGCACGAGGTCGAGCGCGCCGAGGCGCTGAAGAAGCGCCTCGAACTCGCCGCGGTGAAGATCGACACCGCCGCCCTCGACGCGCGGCTGGCCGCCAACGCCGACGACCACGCGGCGCGGCTGGAGCGCTCGCGCGCGCTGGCCGGCGCCGGCAAGTACCGCGAGGCGCTGGAGGACGCGCTGGAAGTGGTCCGCCGCGACCGCTTCTACGACGAGGGCGCCGGCCGCAAGGCGATGCTCGAGCTGTTCGCGCTGCTCGGCGGCAGCGAGCAGCACGACGACCTCGTCCGCGAATACCGGCGCGCGCTGTCGACGGCGCTGAACTGA
- a CDS encoding NAD(P)H-hydrate dehydratase: MPAHPQALYQAAGLRAIETAAAEQPLMQRAGRAAADFAGELVADRQAPILVLAGPGNNGGDGFEMAMHLLDQGHDVRLVFAGDAAKLPADAAAARRRFLAAGGGEVAELAAIPDGVRWRLVVDALFGIGLQRPLAGRYAELAEAANALAARCRCPLLALDCPSGLDADTGAVRGGDSGCVVRASHTLTFIALKPGLFTADGPDCCGYLRLAPLALDAPALAPAGGETVAVAAFADHLKPRRRNSHKGTYGSAGILGGAPSMLGAAFLAGRAALQLGAGRVYLGLVDAAAPGFDPAQPELMLRSAAALLDTDLTALACGPGLGAGPAAVALLEAACARDLPLVLDADALNLLAREGNLEVAVASRSAPTLLTPHPAEAARLLDSEVATVQADRIAAACELAAQFNAEVALKGCGTVLASPDGRWRINTTGNPGMGSAGMGDVLTGLSVALLAQGWPAAAALAAGVHLHGMAADELARERGEVGLAASETIPVARRLFNGWIAGDA, encoded by the coding sequence ATGCCCGCCCATCCCCAAGCCCTCTACCAGGCCGCCGGCCTGCGCGCGATCGAGACCGCGGCCGCCGAGCAGCCGCTGATGCAGCGCGCCGGCCGCGCCGCCGCCGATTTCGCCGGCGAGCTGGTCGCCGACCGGCAGGCGCCGATCCTCGTGCTCGCCGGCCCCGGCAACAACGGCGGCGACGGCTTCGAGATGGCGATGCACCTGCTCGACCAGGGCCACGACGTCCGCCTCGTCTTCGCCGGCGACGCGGCGAAGCTGCCGGCGGATGCCGCCGCCGCACGCCGCCGCTTCCTCGCCGCCGGCGGCGGCGAAGTCGCCGAACTCGCGGCGATCCCCGACGGCGTGCGCTGGCGGCTGGTCGTCGACGCGCTCTTCGGCATCGGCCTGCAGCGCCCGCTCGCCGGCCGCTACGCCGAACTGGCGGAGGCCGCCAACGCGCTCGCCGCGCGCTGCCGCTGCCCGCTCTTGGCGCTCGACTGCCCGAGCGGGCTCGACGCCGACACCGGTGCCGTGCGCGGCGGAGACAGCGGATGCGTCGTCCGCGCCAGCCACACGCTCACCTTCATCGCGCTGAAGCCGGGCCTCTTCACCGCCGACGGCCCCGACTGCTGCGGCTACCTGCGGCTGGCGCCGCTCGCGCTGGATGCGCCGGCGCTGGCGCCGGCCGGCGGCGAGACGGTCGCCGTCGCCGCCTTCGCCGACCACCTGAAGCCGCGCCGCCGCAACAGCCACAAGGGCACGTACGGCAGCGCCGGCATCCTCGGCGGCGCGCCGTCGATGCTCGGCGCCGCCTTCCTCGCCGGCCGCGCGGCGCTGCAGCTCGGCGCCGGCCGCGTCTATCTGGGCCTCGTCGATGCGGCGGCGCCCGGCTTCGATCCGGCGCAGCCGGAACTGATGCTGCGCAGCGCGGCGGCGCTGCTGGACACGGACCTCACTGCGCTCGCCTGCGGCCCCGGCCTCGGCGCTGGCCCGGCGGCGGTGGCGCTGCTCGAGGCCGCCTGCGCGCGCGACCTGCCGCTGGTGCTCGACGCCGACGCGCTGAACCTGCTCGCGCGCGAGGGCAACCTGGAAGTCGCCGTCGCCTCGCGCAGCGCGCCGACGCTGCTCACGCCGCATCCGGCGGAAGCCGCGCGCCTGCTCGACAGCGAAGTGGCGACGGTGCAGGCCGACCGCATCGCCGCCGCCTGCGAACTGGCCGCCCAGTTCAATGCCGAGGTCGCGCTGAAGGGCTGCGGCACCGTGCTCGCCTCGCCCGACGGCCGCTGGCGGATCAACACCACCGGCAACCCGGGCATGGGCAGCGCCGGCATGGGCGACGTGCTCACCGGGCTCAGCGTCGCGCTGCTGGCGCAAGGCTGGCCGGCAGCGGCGGCGCTCGCCGCCGGCGTGCACCTGCACGGCATGGCGGCCGACGAGCTGGCGCGCGAGCGCGGCGAGGTCGGCCTCGCCGCGAGCGAGACGATCCCCGTCGCGCGCCGGCTGTTCAACGGCTGGATCGCCGGCGATGCGTGA
- a CDS encoding histone deacetylase — MRLFYTGAFVLPLPAGHRFPMAKYSLLRERLLADGFDASAFHTPEAASDAELCRAHDPDYVRRVAAGELSAAEMKRIGFPWSPQMVERSRRSAGATLAACRAALDDGCAANLAGGTHHAQADRGEGFCVFNDAAVAARAMQAEGRVRRVAVIDCDVHQGNGTAAILAGDDSVFTFSIHGARNFPFDKEQSDLDIELADGTADADYLAALDAGLAATFARSRPELVIYLAGADPYAGDRLGRLALSFAGLAERDERVLAACRDRGTPVALAMAGGYAEPIADTVSIHATTIRTARRIFG; from the coding sequence ATGCGGCTGTTCTACACCGGCGCCTTCGTGCTGCCGCTGCCGGCGGGGCACCGCTTCCCGATGGCGAAATACTCGCTGCTGCGCGAGCGCCTGCTCGCCGACGGGTTCGACGCAAGCGCCTTCCACACGCCGGAGGCGGCGAGCGACGCCGAGCTGTGCCGCGCGCACGACCCGGACTACGTGCGCCGCGTCGCCGCCGGCGAACTGAGCGCGGCCGAGATGAAACGCATCGGTTTCCCGTGGAGCCCGCAGATGGTCGAGCGCTCGCGGCGCTCGGCCGGGGCGACGCTGGCCGCCTGCCGCGCCGCGCTAGACGACGGCTGCGCCGCCAACCTCGCCGGCGGCACGCACCACGCGCAGGCCGACCGCGGCGAGGGCTTCTGCGTCTTCAACGACGCCGCCGTCGCCGCCCGCGCGATGCAGGCCGAAGGGCGCGTGCGCCGCGTCGCGGTGATCGACTGCGACGTGCACCAGGGCAACGGCACCGCGGCGATCCTCGCCGGCGACGACAGCGTGTTCACCTTCTCGATCCACGGCGCACGCAACTTCCCGTTCGACAAGGAGCAGAGCGACCTCGACATCGAGCTCGCCGACGGCACCGCCGACGCCGACTACCTCGCCGCGCTCGACGCCGGCCTCGCCGCGACCTTCGCGCGCAGCCGGCCGGAATTGGTGATCTACCTCGCCGGCGCCGACCCCTACGCCGGCGACCGCCTCGGCCGGCTGGCGCTGTCCTTCGCCGGGCTCGCCGAACGCGACGAACGCGTGCTCGCCGCCTGCCGCGACCGCGGCACCCCGGTGGCGCTGGCGATGGCCGGCGGCTACGCCGAGCCGATCGCCGACACCGTGAGCATCCACGCGACGACGATCCGCACCGCGCGGCGGATCTTCGGCTGA
- a CDS encoding cyclic nucleotide-binding/CBS domain-containing protein — MPKRTLRDVIAHQQILSAPPSTTVRDAALRMAESKVGAILIVDGERLAGIFTERDLLNRVVARRLDPDTTTLAQVMTPDPRTIDPDKTLAHALVMMDEGCYRHVPVVENGKPLGMVSARDALGQELVEFEHELERRDRLTQIMI; from the coding sequence ATGCCGAAACGCACCCTCCGCGACGTCATCGCCCACCAGCAGATACTCAGCGCGCCGCCATCGACGACCGTCCGCGATGCCGCGCTGCGCATGGCCGAGAGCAAGGTCGGCGCGATCCTGATCGTCGACGGCGAACGGCTGGCCGGCATCTTCACCGAGCGCGACCTGCTCAACCGCGTGGTCGCCCGCCGCCTCGACCCGGACACGACGACGCTGGCGCAGGTGATGACGCCCGACCCGCGGACGATCGACCCCGACAAGACGCTGGCGCACGCGCTGGTGATGATGGACGAGGGCTGCTACCGGCACGTGCCGGTGGTCGAGAACGGCAAGCCGCTGGGCATGGTGTCGGCGCGCGACGCGCTCGGCCAGGAGCTGGTCGAGTTCGAGCACGAGCTGGAACGCCGCGACCGGCTGACCCAGATCATGATCTGA
- a CDS encoding radical SAM protein, whose product MNAPETQLAAAALAPPAFARSIHLLYVPTLNCNLGCSYCYLGRQTSEADLRADGARAVATLRHALAALEEARVLAFNVSLHGGEVTTLPPAVLDELFILIRQHYLRHFDALTALGHRKSAPHIKTNLYKFAPLYELFDKHKVSISASIDLPLALHARYRLTRKGEPWLARTHDNLRLLARYPHAKKISATLSAEHLQDIPALIDDIWYIHRELGVDMNQLNLMFAFPSALNQEKMGGAVLTPCTPAQQLALYDALHAAFVGSELEEGLRRHWFDEFTPSYCTNAVNCGEKFYLLQGDGNVYSCVRGQGIPEFHYGNVFADPVDDILRTGARKIAEMHQRHGFDAGCRSCGHLPLCNTGCPVVKHQNASARSYTCELQRAIYRERPQSFPESPPDEVAAYARDYARRIHPALAVAETPPTHTAPLFALPPELDEEKNTLRALIAADPLLQALYRDDAFVLEVGDELVPLASQLLKQRADWYTLAEADRLVVHVRRELFDANCSEPLRNTLYLQMLRDTPVVYGDERRTKQEHLFTWQLHTPCLEPSARLGDGWLMADLAGLVALHRRLYRRGVRNNLLFTTGYLRDYHYQKQKANAFYHIQAVNLPFQNFEFFYLNREQ is encoded by the coding sequence ATGAACGCCCCGGAAACACAGCTCGCCGCGGCCGCGCTCGCGCCGCCGGCGTTCGCGCGCAGCATCCATCTGCTCTACGTGCCGACGCTCAACTGCAACCTCGGCTGCAGCTACTGCTATCTCGGCCGGCAGACCAGCGAGGCCGACTTGCGCGCCGACGGCGCGCGCGCCGTCGCCACACTGCGCCACGCGCTGGCGGCGCTGGAGGAGGCCCGCGTGCTCGCCTTCAACGTCTCGCTGCACGGCGGCGAGGTGACGACGCTGCCGCCGGCGGTGCTCGACGAACTCTTCATCCTCATCCGGCAGCACTACCTCCGCCACTTCGACGCCCTGACGGCCCTCGGCCACCGCAAGTCGGCGCCGCACATCAAGACCAACCTGTACAAGTTCGCGCCGCTCTACGAACTGTTCGACAAGCACAAGGTGTCGATCAGCGCCAGCATCGACCTGCCGCTCGCGCTGCACGCGCGCTACCGGCTGACGCGCAAGGGCGAGCCGTGGCTCGCGCGCACGCACGACAACCTGCGCCTGCTGGCGCGCTACCCGCATGCGAAGAAGATCTCGGCGACGCTGTCCGCCGAGCATCTGCAGGACATCCCGGCGCTGATCGACGACATCTGGTACATCCACCGCGAGCTCGGCGTCGACATGAACCAGCTGAACCTGATGTTCGCCTTCCCGTCGGCGCTGAATCAGGAAAAGATGGGTGGGGCGGTGCTCACGCCGTGCACGCCGGCGCAGCAACTCGCCCTGTACGACGCGCTGCACGCCGCCTTCGTCGGGAGCGAGCTGGAGGAGGGGCTGCGCCGCCACTGGTTCGACGAATTCACGCCGAGCTACTGCACCAACGCCGTCAATTGCGGCGAGAAGTTCTACCTGCTGCAGGGCGACGGCAACGTCTATTCCTGCGTGCGCGGGCAGGGCATCCCGGAGTTCCACTACGGCAACGTTTTCGCCGATCCGGTCGACGACATCCTGCGCACCGGCGCGCGCAAGATCGCCGAGATGCACCAGCGCCACGGTTTCGATGCCGGCTGCCGCAGCTGCGGCCACCTGCCGCTGTGCAATACCGGCTGCCCGGTGGTCAAGCACCAGAACGCCAGCGCCCGCTCCTACACCTGCGAACTGCAGCGGGCGATCTACCGCGAGCGGCCGCAGAGTTTCCCGGAATCCCCGCCCGACGAGGTCGCCGCCTACGCCCGCGACTACGCGCGGCGCATCCACCCGGCGCTGGCCGTCGCCGAGACGCCGCCGACGCATACAGCGCCGCTGTTCGCGCTGCCGCCGGAGCTCGACGAGGAGAAGAACACGCTGCGCGCGCTGATCGCCGCCGACCCGCTGCTGCAGGCACTCTACCGCGACGACGCCTTCGTCCTCGAAGTCGGCGACGAACTTGTGCCGCTCGCCTCGCAACTGCTGAAGCAGCGCGCCGACTGGTACACGCTGGCCGAGGCCGACCGCCTCGTCGTGCATGTGCGGCGCGAGCTGTTCGACGCCAATTGCAGCGAGCCGCTGCGCAACACGCTGTACCTGCAGATGCTGCGCGACACGCCGGTGGTCTATGGCGACGAGCGGCGCACGAAACAGGAGCACCTGTTCACCTGGCAGCTGCACACGCCCTGCCTGGAGCCCAGCGCCCGCCTCGGCGACGGCTGGCTGATGGCCGACCTGGCCGGCCTCGTCGCGCTGCACCGCCGCCTCTACCGGCGCGGCGTGCGCAACAACCTGTTGTTCACTACCGGCTACCTGCGCGACTACCACTACCAGAAGCAGAAGGCCAACGCCTTCTACCATATCCAGGCAGTCAACCTGCCTTTCCAGAACTTCGAGTTCTTCTACCTGAACCGGGAGCAATGA
- a CDS encoding DMT family transporter yields MRDPAQQLRGVLLFLTALLLFALLDATAKHLTAFFAVPFMVWVRYLVHFLFMLATVAPGEKGALVTTRHPWLMILRALMLVGVTLFMQLALQTLPLAETSALVFTTPLLVALLAGPLLGEKVSGRAWIATAVGFAGALLIARPGGALAGIGVVYAGAAALCYALYQILTRKLVGSETQLRLLFYTALVGTICMAFAPFTHWDGRWPTLSEAALLCSLGLYGGVGHFLMIRAFREAPASTLAPLLYVQLVWATLLGWLVFAHLPDLWAVLGMAVIGASGLWLALAERGAGGRRGAD; encoded by the coding sequence ATGCGTGATCCCGCGCAGCAGCTGCGCGGGGTCCTGCTCTTCCTTACGGCGCTGCTCCTCTTCGCGCTGCTCGACGCCACCGCGAAGCACCTGACGGCGTTCTTCGCCGTGCCGTTCATGGTCTGGGTGCGCTACCTGGTGCATTTCCTGTTCATGCTCGCCACCGTCGCCCCCGGCGAGAAGGGGGCGCTGGTGACGACGCGCCACCCGTGGCTGATGATCCTGCGCGCGCTGATGCTGGTCGGCGTCACGCTGTTCATGCAGCTGGCGCTGCAGACGCTGCCGCTCGCCGAGACCTCGGCGCTGGTGTTCACGACGCCGCTGCTGGTTGCGCTGCTCGCCGGCCCGCTGCTCGGCGAGAAGGTCTCCGGCCGCGCCTGGATCGCCACCGCGGTCGGCTTCGCCGGCGCGCTGCTGATCGCCCGCCCCGGCGGCGCGCTGGCCGGCATCGGCGTCGTCTACGCCGGCGCCGCGGCGCTGTGCTACGCGCTCTACCAGATCCTGACGCGCAAGCTGGTCGGCAGCGAGACGCAACTGCGCCTGCTCTTCTACACCGCGCTGGTCGGTACGATCTGCATGGCCTTCGCGCCGTTCACGCACTGGGACGGGCGCTGGCCGACGCTGTCCGAGGCGGCGCTGCTCTGCTCGCTCGGCCTCTACGGCGGCGTCGGCCACTTCCTGATGATCCGCGCCTTCCGCGAGGCACCGGCGTCGACGCTGGCGCCGCTGCTCTACGTGCAGCTGGTCTGGGCGACGCTGCTCGGCTGGCTGGTCTTCGCCCACCTGCCCGACCTGTGGGCGGTGCTCGGCATGGCGGTGATCGGCGCCTCCGGGCTGTGGCTGGCGCTCGCCGAGCGGGGCGCCGGCGGCCGCCGTGGCGCGGACTGA